The following are from one region of the bacterium genome:
- a CDS encoding succinate dehydrogenase/fumarate reductase iron-sulfur subunit produces the protein MKLTLHVWRQKSATDKGRFVTYHAEGISKDMSFLEMLDVVNEGLIAKGEDPIAFDHDCREGICGTCSLVINGVPHGGDRGTTVCQLHMRRFKDGDVIRIEPWRARAFPVLRDLIVDRSALDRIIQAGGFISVSTGNAPDANTIPIPKKEADLAMDAAACIGCGACVAACKNASASLFTAAKISQLAHLPQGQPERDIRVIRMVEQMDREGFGSCTNTFECEAVCPKEISVRVIAEMNRDYRTALRRACLGPEPKVAAGGN, from the coding sequence ATGAAGCTCACGTTGCATGTCTGGCGTCAGAAGAGCGCCACGGACAAGGGCAGGTTTGTCACCTACCACGCCGAGGGCATCAGCAAGGACATGTCCTTCCTCGAGATGCTCGATGTCGTCAATGAGGGCCTCATCGCCAAGGGCGAGGACCCGATTGCCTTTGATCACGATTGCCGCGAGGGCATCTGCGGGACCTGTTCGCTGGTGATCAACGGCGTGCCGCACGGTGGCGATCGCGGCACGACCGTCTGCCAGCTGCACATGCGCCGGTTCAAAGACGGCGACGTGATCCGTATCGAGCCGTGGCGGGCCAGGGCCTTTCCGGTCCTGCGCGACCTGATCGTCGACCGCTCGGCGCTGGACCGCATCATTCAGGCGGGTGGTTTCATTTCGGTCAGCACCGGCAATGCGCCTGACGCAAACACGATCCCGATCCCGAAGAAGGAAGCCGACCTGGCGATGGACGCCGCCGCCTGCATCGGATGCGGCGCCTGCGTGGCCGCCTGCAAGAACGCGTCGGCTTCGCTTTTCACCGCCGCGAAGATCTCGCAGTTGGCGCATCTGCCGCAGGGGCAGCCCGAACGCGACATCCGGGTGATCAGGATGGTCGAGCAGATGGACAGGGAGGGGTTCGGCTCCTGCACCAACACGTTTGAGTGCGAGGCGGTCTGCCCGAAGGAGATTTCGGTGCGGGTGATCGCGGAGATGAACCGCGACTATCGCACGGCGCTGCGCCGCGCCTGCCTCGGGCCCGAGCCCAAAGTGGCGGCCGGCGGGAATTGA
- a CDS encoding succinate dehydrogenase cytochrome b subunit, which translates to MWNSTVSLKIIVALTGVILLLFVIGHMIGNLQVFLGPEVFNAYGEKLRAFPALLWLVRAVIALTAIVHIVVTIRLTLLNNAARPIDYAQKRAVRATLASRTMVYSGLMVLAFVVYHLAHYTWKITNPQYQRMLDAGGRPDIHAMVIAGFSNPLISVSYVVAMILLGFHLSHGIASVFQTAGWASTRTLPKIEKAATVITVILVLGYISIPISILLGVVR; encoded by the coding sequence ATGTGGAATTCGACCGTCAGTCTGAAGATCATCGTCGCCCTCACCGGCGTCATCCTGCTGCTGTTTGTCATCGGGCACATGATCGGCAACCTTCAGGTCTTTCTGGGACCGGAGGTCTTCAACGCCTATGGCGAAAAACTGCGCGCGTTCCCGGCCCTGCTGTGGCTGGTGCGGGCGGTGATCGCCCTGACCGCGATCGTGCACATCGTGGTCACCATCCGTCTCACCCTGCTGAACAACGCCGCCCGGCCGATCGATTACGCCCAGAAACGGGCGGTGCGCGCCACACTGGCCTCACGCACGATGGTCTACTCCGGGCTGATGGTGCTGGCGTTCGTCGTCTACCACCTGGCCCACTACACCTGGAAGATCACCAATCCGCAGTACCAGAGGATGCTGGATGCCGGCGGGCGTCCCGACATTCATGCCATGGTGATCGCCGGGTTCTCCAATCCGCTCATCAGCGTCTCGTATGTCGTCGCCATGATCCTGCTGGGTTTCCACTTGTCGCATGGCATCGCCAGCGTCTTCCAGACCGCCGGCTGGGCGAGCACGCGCACGCTGCCGAAGATCGAGAAGGCGGCGACGGTCATTACGGTCATTCTCGTGTTGGGGTATATCTCGATTCCGATTTCGATACTCCTCGGCGTGGTCCGCTGA
- a CDS encoding fumarate reductase/succinate dehydrogenase flavoprotein subunit: MPVPPSRVPSGPLAEKWSKHKFEMKLVNPANKRKFTVIVVGSGLAGSSAAASLAELGYNVDCFCYQDSPRRAHSIAAQGGINAAKNYQNDGDSVFRLFYDTIKGGDFRAREANVYRLAEVSVNIIDQCVAQGVPFARDYGGLLANRSFGGAQVSRTFYARGQTGQQLLLGAYSALSRQIALGKVRMHPRTEMLDLVVVDNTVRGIVTRDLVSGRIESWSADAVVLATGGYGNLYFLSTMCAGANVTAAFRAYKRGALFANPCYVQIHPTCIPVTGDHQSKLTLMSESLRNDGRIWVPKRPGDKRPPNQIPEDERDYYLERMYPSFGNLSPRDISSRAAKKVCDEGRGVGEFGRGVYLDFADAIKRLGRKTIEERYGNLFEMYEKITAENPYEVPMRIYPAVHYTMGGLWVDYNLMSNINGLHVIGEANFSDHGANRLGASALMQGLADGYFVLPYTLGHYLATTKLTRLSPSDAAFRQTEAEVRARIQKLVSLKGTRTVVSFHRELGKLMWDLCGMGRNAAGLKEALAKIPPLRERFWKEAIVTGAGEELNVALERAGRVADFLEFGELLCYDALERDESCGSHFREEHQTPDGEAKRDDERFCHVACWEYQGDGNKPLRHVEPLQFENVELGVRSYK; this comes from the coding sequence ATGCCGGTTCCTCCAAGCCGTGTTCCCTCGGGGCCGTTGGCCGAAAAGTGGAGCAAGCACAAGTTCGAGATGAAGCTGGTCAATCCGGCCAACAAGCGGAAGTTCACCGTGATTGTGGTGGGCTCGGGCCTGGCGGGCAGTTCCGCCGCGGCGTCGCTGGCCGAACTGGGCTACAACGTCGACTGCTTCTGCTACCAGGACAGTCCGCGGCGCGCGCACAGCATCGCCGCGCAGGGCGGCATCAACGCCGCCAAGAATTACCAGAACGACGGCGACAGCGTCTTTCGGCTGTTCTATGACACGATCAAGGGCGGCGACTTCCGCGCCCGCGAAGCCAATGTGTACCGTCTGGCGGAAGTCTCGGTCAACATCATCGACCAGTGCGTGGCGCAGGGAGTGCCGTTTGCGCGCGACTACGGCGGCCTGTTGGCCAACCGGTCGTTCGGCGGGGCGCAGGTCTCGCGCACATTCTATGCCCGGGGGCAGACCGGCCAACAGCTTCTGCTGGGCGCCTATTCCGCGCTCTCGCGCCAGATTGCGCTGGGCAAAGTGCGGATGCATCCGCGCACCGAGATGCTGGATTTGGTGGTGGTCGATAACACCGTGCGCGGCATTGTCACGCGCGACCTTGTCTCCGGCCGGATCGAATCCTGGTCGGCCGACGCGGTCGTGCTGGCCACCGGCGGGTACGGCAACCTCTACTTCCTCTCCACCATGTGCGCCGGCGCCAACGTCACCGCCGCATTCCGCGCCTACAAGCGCGGCGCGCTGTTTGCCAATCCCTGCTATGTACAGATCCATCCGACCTGCATTCCCGTCACCGGCGACCACCAGTCAAAACTGACGCTGATGTCGGAGTCGCTGCGCAACGACGGGCGCATCTGGGTGCCGAAGCGGCCGGGGGACAAGCGGCCGCCGAACCAGATTCCCGAGGACGAGCGCGACTACTATCTCGAACGGATGTATCCCTCGTTTGGCAACCTCTCCCCGCGCGACATTTCCTCGCGCGCGGCCAAGAAGGTCTGCGACGAGGGCCGCGGGGTGGGCGAGTTTGGACGCGGCGTCTACCTCGATTTTGCCGACGCGATCAAGCGCCTCGGCCGCAAGACCATCGAGGAGCGTTACGGCAATCTCTTCGAGATGTACGAGAAGATCACGGCCGAGAACCCCTACGAGGTGCCGATGCGGATCTACCCGGCGGTCCATTACACGATGGGCGGCCTGTGGGTGGATTACAATCTGATGAGCAACATTAACGGGCTGCATGTGATCGGCGAGGCGAACTTCTCCGACCATGGCGCCAACCGTCTCGGGGCCTCGGCGCTGATGCAGGGGCTAGCCGACGGATACTTCGTACTGCCCTACACCCTGGGACACTACCTCGCCACCACCAAGTTGACCAGGTTATCGCCATCCGATGCGGCGTTTCGCCAGACCGAGGCCGAGGTCCGGGCGCGCATCCAGAAACTCGTCAGCCTGAAGGGCACGCGCACGGTGGTCTCGTTTCATCGCGAATTGGGCAAGCTGATGTGGGATCTCTGCGGCATGGGACGCAACGCCGCCGGCCTGAAGGAAGCGCTCGCGAAGATACCGCCGCTGCGCGAGCGGTTCTGGAAAGAGGCGATCGTGACCGGCGCCGGCGAGGAATTGAACGTGGCCCTGGAACGGGCCGGCCGGGTCGCCGATTTTCTGGAGTTCGGCGAGTTGCTCTGTTACGACGCCCTCGAACGGGACGAGTCCTGCGGGTCGCATTTCCGCGAGGAGCATCAGACGCCCGACGGCGAGGCCAAACGCGACGACGAGCGGTTCTGCCACGTGGCCTGCTGGGAGTATCAGGGCGACGGCAACAAGCCGCTGCGGCATGTCGAGCCGTTGCAATTCGAGAATGTCGAGCTCGGAGTCAGGAGCTACAAATGA